A single region of the Stigmatella erecta genome encodes:
- a CDS encoding sigma-54-dependent Fis family transcriptional regulator — protein sequence MPTAPHDVTQDGERDRLQQERDFYRNLLELGARDSLEPFLEEALALSASMSGAKRGYIELLEDQQHEGPPRFWMAHGCYDEEVEEIRATFSRGVIAEALATGQTIVTESALRDPRFGSRHSVRRNRSEAVLCAPIGASPTLGVVYLQDRHQPGPFSEEDRKRLEIFARYLATFAERLLTLHRQREAADATQPFRGRLRAEGVIGRSPTLARVLEQVSLVAPLDVNVLLTGPSGTGKTQLARVIHDNSPRAARPFLELNCAALPETLVESELFGVLPGAHSTASRRVEGKVAAAEGGTLFLDEVGDLPLTSQAKLLQLLQSREYYPLGGTRPQRADVRILAATNVDLRAAVARKTFREDLLYRLEVLPIRLPALAERPEDLPDLAEHFCALACEQHHLPRLRLSPGALRAVEAAEWPGNVRELGHKVQAAVIRAAGEGVPRIERRHLFPEARGAAAQEPGPLTFQEATQRFQAQLLLETLEDTAWNITEAAGKLELSRSHIYNLIAAFGLERRKP from the coding sequence GTGCCCACCGCCCCCCATGACGTGACGCAGGACGGCGAGCGCGACAGGCTTCAACAGGAACGGGACTTCTACCGGAACCTCCTCGAGCTGGGGGCCCGGGACTCCCTCGAACCTTTCCTCGAAGAAGCCCTCGCGCTCAGCGCGAGCATGTCCGGTGCGAAGCGTGGCTACATCGAGCTGCTGGAGGACCAGCAGCACGAGGGGCCCCCGCGCTTCTGGATGGCGCACGGCTGTTATGACGAGGAGGTGGAGGAGATCCGCGCCACGTTCTCCCGCGGCGTCATCGCCGAGGCGCTCGCCACCGGGCAGACCATCGTCACCGAGTCGGCCCTGAGGGACCCGCGCTTCGGCTCGCGCCACAGCGTGCGGCGCAACCGCAGCGAGGCGGTGCTGTGCGCCCCCATCGGGGCGAGCCCCACCCTGGGCGTGGTGTACCTCCAGGACCGGCACCAGCCCGGCCCCTTCTCCGAGGAGGACCGCAAGCGGCTGGAAATCTTCGCCCGCTACCTGGCCACCTTCGCCGAGCGGCTGCTCACCCTGCACCGCCAGCGCGAGGCGGCCGATGCCACGCAGCCCTTCCGCGGGCGGCTGCGCGCCGAGGGCGTCATCGGCCGCAGCCCCACGCTCGCCCGGGTGCTGGAGCAGGTGTCGCTCGTGGCGCCGCTGGACGTGAACGTGCTGCTCACGGGCCCCTCGGGCACGGGCAAGACGCAGCTGGCGCGCGTCATCCACGACAACAGCCCGCGCGCCGCGCGCCCCTTCCTGGAGCTCAACTGCGCGGCGCTGCCCGAGACGCTCGTGGAGAGCGAGCTGTTCGGCGTGCTGCCCGGCGCGCACTCCACCGCCTCGCGCAGGGTGGAGGGCAAGGTGGCCGCCGCGGAAGGGGGCACGCTCTTCTTGGATGAAGTGGGGGACTTGCCGCTCACCTCCCAGGCCAAGCTGCTGCAGCTGCTCCAGTCCCGGGAGTACTACCCGCTGGGCGGCACCCGGCCCCAGCGCGCCGACGTGCGGATTCTGGCCGCCACCAACGTGGACCTGCGCGCCGCGGTGGCCCGGAAAACCTTCCGCGAGGACCTGCTGTACCGGCTGGAGGTGCTGCCCATCCGGCTGCCCGCGCTGGCCGAGCGGCCCGAGGACTTGCCGGACTTGGCCGAGCACTTCTGCGCCCTGGCGTGCGAGCAGCACCACCTGCCCAGGCTGCGGCTGTCGCCCGGGGCGCTCCGGGCGGTGGAGGCCGCGGAGTGGCCCGGCAACGTGCGCGAGCTGGGGCACAAGGTGCAGGCGGCCGTCATCCGCGCGGCGGGGGAGGGAGTCCCGCGCATCGAGCGCCGGCACCTGTTCCCCGAGGCCCGGGGCGCCGCGGCGCAGGAGCCCGGGCCGCTCACCTTCCAGGAGGCCACGCAGCGCTTCCAGGCGCAGCTGCTCCTCGAGACGCTGGAGGACACGGCGTGGAACATCACCGAGGCGGCGGGCAAGCTGGAGCTGTCGCGCTCGCACATCTACAACCTCATCGCCGCCTTTGGCCTCGAGCGGAGGAAGCCCTGA